The Oleiphilus messinensis DNA segment GCCAATGGCAGTGCCTCCAATTTTGCGGGGAGTGGCGCGTCCTATACCGTCGACATTACGCCTGACAGTCAAGGCGCTATTACGGTTGACTTGCCTGCTGGTGTAGTGGATGACGCCGTGGATAGTGTCATAAAAAACCCTGCAGCCACGCAACTTGAACTTAACTACTCGTTGACGGTACCAGGCGTTGTTATTTCTGCACCGAGTGTGAGTTCTACGCAGACCGGTCCTGTGAGTTACATTATTACGTATTCCAATGTCACCAGTGTCAATTTGACCAACAGTATGATCACGCTCAACCGTAACGGTACCAATGCAGTGGTCACGGTATTGAATGGTACAAGCTTGACCCCAACCGTAGAGCTGTCGTCTATTTCGGGTGAGGGGACTCTGGGGATCTCAATCGCAGCAGGATCTGCCTTAAATGTGAGTCAAGGCGCACCGGCTGCTGGCCCCAGCTCAACATTTTCTGTAAAAAGCGCTGTTGAGCCTCCCCCGGTAGATGAGTTTGAAGAGGTGTTCTTTACGCCGGGTGAAACCATAACGGTTACGTCCGATTCTTATGTATTTGGTGCTTCGGGGACAGAAACGGTAATCATTCCTGAAGGGGTGAGCGTAATCGCCGATGCCAACATAGAAGGCTTTCAATTCGCCAAGGCATATAGCGAGTACCGGATCTATGTGAAGGGCAGCCAGATTCTGGTTTACGATGGTGCGCAGTCGAATCCGACCTTGACCCTGAATGGTGTGAATCAAGCGACCACCTTTATTTTTACGGACGACTCATATCAGCTTGAATTGCTTGGATTGAACAACGCGCAAATCAATGGTAACCAAATTCCAGTCCTGCCTGGCCCACCCGAATTTCTGGTGCCAGGGCAAACCATTACGTTAAATGAAGACGCTACGATTTATGGCGCTTCCGGTACTGAAACGCTTGTTGTTCCAGCAGGAGTTAGAGCAACGGTGGATGCCAATATTGAGCGTGTTCAATTCACCAAGAATCTGGATAGTTACAGATTCGCAGTGGCGGGCACGGTAATTTCGATCTACGACGGTAGTGACGTCACACCGACTGTCACGTTTCTGGGTCTCAATCAGGCTATTAGCCTGGTCTTCCTCGATGGTTCCTACGAACTGGAGCTGCTCGGGTTAGACAGTGCGACGCTTGGAGGGATTACCCTCCCTAATACGCCTTCGTTTATTGCTAACGCCCAAAGCAAGCAAGCGAATCAGGTTGCTGGTGCGAGTTCACTCAGTGCGGAGTGCGTCACGGAAGCCACGTCAGTGACAACCGAATCACCGGAACTTACTCAATCGTTCTACGATGTCTGGGGCGAGGCATTGCGTGCGTCGCCTGTTGTGGTTGATCTGGATGGTGATGGCCGCAACGAAATTATCGTTGCTCGAGGCGATCGGGTTGTTGCCTGGCATTATGATGGAGAGGTGGTTTTCAATGTAGAGTTGACTGAATCGGACATCGATTTAACCCCGGTAGTTGTGAATTTATTGCCTGACTATCCCGGCCTTGAGCTGGCTGTTGCTGCAGGGAATAAAATCTTTGCCTGGAATGCCAGGGGCGAAGCATTGAGTGGTTTCCCGTTTGTCTCTGATCAAAAGATCCGTGCTATGCTCGCAGCGGATGTTACGGGGGATGGTGAGGGCGAGCTTGTTGTGACCACCGTCGCTGATGATGGTGTTACCGAGCAAAGTGCGGTTGTGGCAATCCAGGCAAATGGATCTGTGGTTGCCAGTCCTTTGGACAATGAATTGGCATTGCCCTGTGTTGAGCATTGCGTGACGCCTGTCGATAATGGCGGTAGCAATCCGCTTCGCGTAACGGCTGGGGATATCAATACCAATGAGCCTGGTCTGGAGGTGTTGTTCGCTTTAAATGGGAAAATTCATGCCATCTCCAGTCAATCCAGCGACCTGTGGCAATATGCCTACGACCAGAAACCGGATGTGATTGACTCTGACGCGGAAGCATCTGACGCTACCGAAGAAAAACACTTGGTAAGTGGTGTGACTGTATCTGATCTCAGCAATGACGGCGTCCCGGAAATTCTGTTTGCAACATATTCCAATAATGCAGGCGAAACAGGCCAGCTCATCATCCTGAGCGCAACAGGGGCACTACAGCACAGTTTGCTTCTACCAAACCAGGGCGCAATGGCTGTGCCCACTGTAGCGGATGTAGACGGCGATGGGCTGTTGGATATCGTGGTCAACTTGAAAAGCAGTGAGGATGGTTTGCAGCAAGTGCTCGTCTTCAAGGTGCCGGGGTCAGCAAGTCGTTGCTCATTGTAATTTGAGCAGCAACGCATCGGGGCGAAAAAATAGCGCTGGCTCTAAGGATTGAGCCTGAAGGTCAATTCAGATTGGAATTTGATAATGCTGTGGCGGAACAAGCAAGGTGGTTTTGATTGCTTCAGGTTCGAACAATAGCAAGTGCAGGTTCAGGAAGGCATTGTTTCAACAGGAAACAGGCATAAAAAAAGCCCAGTCTTTTCAGACTGGGCTTTTGGAATACGTGGTAGCAAGGGGCGGATTCGAACCGCCGACCCCAGCATTATGAGTGCTGTGCTCTAACCAACTGAGCTACCTTGCCACATCAATTTGAGGCGCGTATTTTGTGTTTTTTGCGGTGGATTGTCAACACTTAAATACGCTTTTTCCTCAAAAAATTTAAATTATCAAACGTTGAAGCGGAAGTGGACGACGTCACCGTCTTTGACGATGTAGTCTTTACCTTCCAGGCGCCATTTTCCAGCTTCTTTTGCACCTTGCTCACCGTTGTAGTGAACAAAATCATCATAACCGACGACTTCTGCACGGATGAAGCCTTTTTTGAAGTCGGTGTGGATCACGCCGGCGGCATCTGGTGCGGTTGCGCCGATGGGCATAGTCCAGGCACGAACTTCTTTTACACCTGCAGTGAAGTAGGTTTGCAGACCCAATAACTCATATCCCGCTCGGATTACGCGATCCAGGCCGGGTTCTTCCATGCCCAGATCAGCAAGGAATTCTGCTTTTTCTTCGTCTTCCAGCTCGGCAATTTCGGCTTCCAGTTTATTGCAGATGGGTACCACAACAGCGTTTTCGGCCTCGGCAATGGCTTTTACCCGATCCAGGTAGGGGTTGTTTTCAAAGCCCTCTTCATCAACATTGGCGATGTACATGGTCGGTTTTACGGTCAGTAAGCAGAGTTCCTTGATCTGCGCCATATCCTCCGGTTCCAGCTTGAGCATGCGAACGGGTTTTGCTTCGTTCAAGTGGGGCTCAAGTTTTTGCAGAACGGCCAATTGGGCTTTTGCATCCTTGTCGCCGCTGTTGGCAACGCGGATTACGCGTTTGATGGCTTTTTCAACGGTATCCAGGTCGGCAAGTGCCAGTTCGGTATTAATAACTTCGATATCGGCTTCCGGGTTTACATGGTTTGCTACGTGCACCACGTTTTCATCTTCAAAGCAGCGGACAACGTGGGCAATTGCATCGGTTTCCCGAATATTGGCGAGGAACTGGTTGCCCAGGCCTTCACCCTTGGAGGCACCCGCAACCAGACCGGCGATATCGACAAATTCCATGGTCGTGGCAATAGTGCGTTCCGGCTTTACGATTTCGGCCAGTTTGTTTAACCGTGGGTCTGGCATGGCGACCACCCCGGCATTCGGCTCGATGGTGCAGAAGGGGAAGTTTTCTGCGCCGATTCCGGCTTTGGTCAGTGCGTTAAAAAGTGTTGATTTTCCGACATTGGGCAAGCCAACGATGCCACAATTAAAACCCATAGTAGACCTCAATAAATCGATGTTCTGTGAATGCGCTGAAAAAATGAGCGCCATTATACCTGTATTGGTATCGGCTTTGAATTGCTATTTCCGGGCTTGGATTGTTTGCTTTCCGGTGTTATTCGGGCTTATAGGAATTAATGCGTTGCGTGGCTTTGGCTATTTCGCCTTCTACCAGCATTGATAGTGCGCGATCAACCTCATCGAAACTGGCCTCCAGTTTCTGGGTTTCTGATTTGCCCAGCTGTCCTAAAACGAAGCCAACGACTTTTTCTTTGCTACCAGGATGGTCGATCCCCAGGCGTAAGCGGTAGAAGTCTTTGTTACCACCCAGTGCTTTTATAATATCGCGCAATCCATTGTGTCCGCCGTGGCCGCCACCCAGTTTTACCTTCACCGCACCGCACGGGATATCCAGTTCATCGTGAGCAACCAGTACTTCGTCAGCGTTAATCTTCAGGTAATTACAGAGTGCCTGAACAGCCATTCCACTCCGATTCATAAAAGTGGTTGGGTTTAGCAGGTGAAGGTCTTGTCCGGAAATACTGATCTTGGCGTACAGGCCGTGGAACTTTTTATCCGGACGCAGAGTCGTGCCAAATTGGCGGCAGAGGTATTCGACAAATAACGCTCCGGCGTTGTGTCGGGTGCTGGCGTATTCACTGCCCGGATTACCCAGGCCAACGATGAGTTTAATTGACATGGCTGGTTTCTTTTTGGTGAATTCAAATGTTAAAAAAGCGCGTTTACACTGGGTAAGCGCGCTTTTTTATTGTGCTTATGACTGAGCCGGGAAGGAGTCAGATGGTGAAGATTACTCTTCGCCTGCTTCCTCTTCTTCGTCAGCTTTAGCACCTTTAGGCTTGTGTACAGACACAACTGGCAGGTCGTGATCTTCGCCTTGTTGCAGTGCTGCAATGGTAACGCCTGCTGGCACGGTCAGGTCGGTAAGGTGAACGATTTGCTCAGCTTCAACGTCTGTCATATCGACTTCGATGAATTCTGGCAGATCACCTGGCA contains these protein-coding regions:
- the pth gene encoding aminoacyl-tRNA hydrolase, which gives rise to MSIKLIVGLGNPGSEYASTRHNAGALFVEYLCRQFGTTLRPDKKFHGLYAKISISGQDLHLLNPTTFMNRSGMAVQALCNYLKINADEVLVAHDELDIPCGAVKVKLGGGHGGHNGLRDIIKALGGNKDFYRLRLGIDHPGSKEKVVGFVLGQLGKSETQKLEASFDEVDRALSMLVEGEIAKATQRINSYKPE
- the ychF gene encoding redox-regulated ATPase YchF; the protein is MGFNCGIVGLPNVGKSTLFNALTKAGIGAENFPFCTIEPNAGVVAMPDPRLNKLAEIVKPERTIATTMEFVDIAGLVAGASKGEGLGNQFLANIRETDAIAHVVRCFEDENVVHVANHVNPEADIEVINTELALADLDTVEKAIKRVIRVANSGDKDAKAQLAVLQKLEPHLNEAKPVRMLKLEPEDMAQIKELCLLTVKPTMYIANVDEEGFENNPYLDRVKAIAEAENAVVVPICNKLEAEIAELEDEEKAEFLADLGMEEPGLDRVIRAGYELLGLQTYFTAGVKEVRAWTMPIGATAPDAAGVIHTDFKKGFIRAEVVGYDDFVHYNGEQGAKEAGKWRLEGKDYIVKDGDVVHFRFNV